The genome window AGCGAATACCGTTGCACCTGAGATATAGCCGTCAATTGACTTACCATGAATGCTGATAGATTTAGCGCTGTTAATAGCAGCACTGTATTCAGATGAAGAGGAGGTATTAATCACAAACGACAAAGTTTGTGAATAGGATACGTCGTGTTCGCCCTTAAATTGAACGGTGAATGTTTCAACCTTATGACCGTCGGTAAACCAGCCAGAATGGGAATTTAAAGCAGAGGTCAATGCACTCTTCGTTACCGAATAGGTAAAGTTACCTTCGTCACTAAAAGTCAACTTACCAATAGTATTGTCGCTAGTACTCGATGTTTTTGAATACTCAAAGTTATCGGAAATTTCTACAGCACCTTTGAACTTCATCGTGTTACCAGAGGAATAGATTCCCTGGGTCACTGAACCTGTATATCCAGCGTTAATTACGACGTTTTCAGTCATGTGAACTGTGTTGCCAGACGGATCTTTGACGTCATAGCCAAGCACAATCGTTTTTGAACCACTAGTGACATGCGCTGCAGTTGGATCAATCTTAAGTAAATTGCCCGTAAGCAATAAGCCTAATGCAGATCCTTTTGCAGTTGTATAGTCGGATCCGTCAATTTTTAAGTTACTTATACTTAAACCACTGTTTCCATCCAAATCCGATACCTTAGAAATCAGATCAATGGTTTTACCAGGACCAGCAGCTGAGAAGGTATCTGTATTTACAGGATTTGAAGTCGTAGGCGCATCATTGATGCCATGGTAATTAAAAGTGAGCACCTTCTCGGTGCCATCACTAGATTTAACAGTAAAGCTTTCAACTAGGGTATCAGAGGCTCCAAGCTTGACTAACTGTGAATTGAGTACCTTTAATTCATAGCTACCGTCTTCTTTAACAGTCAAAGTACCGAAGTTTTTACCTCCAGTTGCACGGCTACCAGAATAATTACCAGCACGGAATGAGCTATCACCATCAGCATCTTCGCTAAAAAGCTTACCTCCCGCAGTTAAATAGGATGCCTTGTTGTATTGAGTAACATCATGGGAGTTGCCACGATCTTCAGAGATGACTGCAGCATCATTTTTACCGTTAATAGTAATGTTGATTTGCTGCTTTGATCCATCTGGTGTAGTAACCGTGAATGAATCATAAAGTTTCTGACCGTCATTTAACTTCTGGACCTTACTATTATTATTGTCTAAAACATAATTCCATTGGCCATCTGTTGTGACAGTAAATTTACCGTAACCAGACTCGCTTAAGGTTGCTGTACTAACAGCATTGAATACATTGTCTGTATTGTCAGCGTCGGTGTACGTTAGAGTCCCGGTAGCATTAGGAGTGCCTTGGCCATTACTTACTCCAGCCTCAGTAACAGAACCAACAGTAGATCCTGTTATGACTGCAGCAGTATTAGTGCCTTTAATTGTAATGATGATTTCTTGTTTAGTTCCATCTACAGTACTAACAGTGAATTTATCCTCAAGGGTTCCGCCATCATTTAATTTTTTAATAGCAGCATCATTGGTATTAAGATCGTATGACCAGTCTCCATTCGCATTAATGGAATAACTACCATGCTCAGCCTTACCATGATTCACTTGATTAAAGTTAGCCGAACTATCAACATCTGTGGCGGTTAAATGCCCATCAACAGAAGTTTTGCCATCAACGTCTTTAAAGTTCCTATACCCATGGTCATCTTTATCATCTGATAGAACAACTCCAGGCTTAATCACCATGCCAGTAGATTCACCAGTAATCACCGCCGCATCATTGCTGCCAACAATACTCACAGTGATATCTTTACTGTCTGTCCCGCCAAATTCATCGACAACCTGCACCTGGTAAACGAGCTCTAGCGTCTGACCTACGTTTAAGAAATCAAGCTTGGCATCATCAATAGTAAACGCCCAATTGAACTTACCAGCACTGCTATTAGGTGTATCACCTTGTACAAAGATCGATGGCTCAGAAGCCTCATAACCCTCAAGGGTAAACATGCTTTCTGCAATTACCTTTTGAATACCAAGTAACTGCGCCTCAGATGCTGAACCTAAGACATTATTTCCATGAATGTCTAAGAAACGAATGTGATTGGACTCATTGATAACAATGGTAGTAGTTGAACTATTTTCGGAAGTATCATCTGAATTACTTTCGGAAGACTCTTTAGAGGACTCTTCTTGATCATCCCCTTCAGAGGGGCAGCTGGAATCAGAATCATCTTCTGATTCACCATGCGATCCTGTTGTATCTACCGTGAAACTGAGAGATGGAGACTCTAAGACACTGACAGTGTGCATATCAGTTAAATCAACATCAGTAAAGTCGATGACACCAGTTGCCTCAGCTTGACTAGAGAATCCTTCTTGGTAGCTACCATCAGCCTCTTCAGCGGCAAATACAGGCTTATCATTCGAACCAGTCACCGTAATAATGATCGACCTAGTGTTCGATTCACCAAATGCATCGGCCACTTTTACATCGTAAGTCACTGTTAAGGTTTCATCTTGCCCCAAGAAATCAAAGGCTTCATCGTCAGCACTAAAGCTCCACGAAACCAAACCATTTCCAGAGCCAGTACTATCATCACCCTCTGCCAATGTGACGGTAAGCGCACCATCAAGAGTAGTATGTAAATCAGTTACTTGTTGCTCGGACAATTGCTGGGCATCTAGATCATTTGGATTCCACACGATGGACTGGGCAGCATGCTCTGCTGTGTCGTTACCCAAAACAGTCACCGTATGAACATCACTTAAATCAACATCAGTAAAGCTTAATGTGCCACTAATAGCATCACTAGGATCTACATTTGAATTATCAGATTCGTCTTTTCCTGCGGTATAGCCTTCTTGCTCAAATACTGGCTGGGCATCACCAGCAGTAATTACCGGTAGATCATTGCTGCCAGTAATAGTAATTTTTACATCTTGAGTACCCGTAGCGCCAGAAGGATCTTCAACTTTGACCTGGTAGATGAGCTCCAGTTTCTGACCTTCGCTGAGAAAATCTAAATTGGCATCGAGAACATCGAATTTCCAATCGATTTTTCCAATTCCAACACCAGTACTGTCATCATGAACACCAGTATTTGCGATATGCCAATAACCATCAAATTTGTCTAAATTTTCGATGGTGAATTTGCCGCTAGTAATGACCTGCTGAATAGCAGTCAATTGAGCAACTGAGGCATCTTTCAAGACATCTACATATTCTCCGTTGCCTGAAATTTCGAGGAGATGTACATGATTAGCAATAAATCCAGATGTTTTTGTAACATCATCATCGCCTTGCTCTACTGAGTCATCCTCAGTACTACCATCTGATTCATCTCCACTACCTGTAATGAGTTCTAGGGTTGGATCTGAGTGGGTAACGATATGATTATCGGTAATATCTAAATCAACAAAGCTTAAAGTCCCCGTAGCACTATCATTAGATTCTGGCTGTAGTGGGACCTCACCTGAGCCTGTATAGGTGCCATCTGTGTAGTCTTCTTGCTCACTAAAAGCGCCACTACTTACATCTCCTTCCGTGACCTTAAATGTAGGGGCATCATTGCTGCCCACTATAGTGATTGTGATGGTTTTAGTATTGGATTCTCCGGAACTATCATCAACCACCTGTACGTCATAGGTCACAGTTAAAGTTTCACCTACACCAAGGCCATCAAACATTTGGTCGTCACCACTGAAGCTCCAGGCTAATTTACCTTCACCAGAGTCTGTGCTGTCAGTATCAACCGAGACTGTCAGTGCCCCATCCAACATTTCATGCATACCAGCATAGAACTTAACCAATTGTTCTTCTAAAAGTGTTTCGGTATAGCTGGTACTAGAGAATTCTATTGTTTGAGCAACAGGTGCATCAGGATTATCAGGATTTCCCAGTACCTTGACTTCATGGGTATCGGTTAAATCAACATCAGTAAATGTGAGAGCTCCATGAGCAAGCTCAGTAGGCAATCCAATTGGATCACCTTTGCTATCTATATAAAGCGGGTTGCCAT of Polynucleobacter sp. AP-Titi-500A-B4 contains these proteins:
- a CDS encoding VCBS domain-containing protein, with product DTVDGTGGVITWDYKVADSKVEYLAIDETKEETFTITLDDGNGGTVDRTITITITGTNDKPEITTGDTEGEYREQSGYSSDLDAYGNPLYIDSKGDPIGLPTELAHGALTFTDVDLTDTHEVKVLGNPDNPDAPVAQTIEFSSTSYTETLLEEQLVKFYAGMHEMLDGALTVSVDTDSTDSGEGKLAWSFSGDDQMFDGLGVGETLTVTYDVQVVDDSSGESNTKTITITIVGSNDAPTFKVTEGDVSSGAFSEQEDYTDGTYTGSGEVPLQPESNDSATGTLSFVDLDITDNHIVTHSDPTLELITGSGDESDGSTEDDSVEQGDDDVTKTSGFIANHVHLLEISGNGEYVDVLKDASVAQLTAIQQVITSGKFTIENLDKFDGYWHIANTGVHDDSTGVGIGKIDWKFDVLDANLDFLSEGQKLELIYQVKVEDPSGATGTQDVKITITGSNDLPVITAGDAQPVFEQEGYTAGKDESDNSNVDPSDAISGTLSFTDVDLSDVHTVTVLGNDTAEHAAQSIVWNPNDLDAQQLSEQQVTDLHTTLDGALTVTLAEGDDSTGSGNGLVSWSFSADDEAFDFLGQDETLTVTYDVKVADAFGESNTRSIIITVTGSNDKPVFAAEEADGSYQEGFSSQAEATGVIDFTDVDLTDMHTVSVLESPSLSFTVDTTGSHGESEDDSDSSCPSEGDDQEESSKESSESNSDDTSENSSTTTIVINESNHIRFLDIHGNNVLGSASEAQLLGIQKVIAESMFTLEGYEASEPSIFVQGDTPNSSAGKFNWAFTIDDAKLDFLNVGQTLELVYQVQVVDEFGGTDSKDITVSIVGSNDAAVITGESTGMVIKPGVVLSDDKDDHGYRNFKDVDGKTSVDGHLTATDVDSSANFNQVNHGKAEHGSYSINANGDWSYDLNTNDAAIKKLNDGGTLEDKFTVSTVDGTKQEIIITIKGTNTAAVITGSTVGSVTEAGVSNGQGTPNATGTLTYTDADNTDNVFNAVSTATLSESGYGKFTVTTDGQWNYVLDNNNSKVQKLNDGQKLYDSFTVTTPDGSKQQINITINGKNDAAVISEDRGNSHDVTQYNKASYLTAGGKLFSEDADGDSSFRAGNYSGSRATGGKNFGTLTVKEDGSYELKVLNSQLVKLGASDTLVESFTVKSSDGTEKVLTFNYHGINDAPTTSNPVNTDTFSAAGPGKTIDLISKVSDLDGNSGLSISNLKIDGSDYTTAKGSALGLLLTGNLLKIDPTAAHVTSGSKTIVLGYDVKDPSGNTVHMTENVVINAGYTGSVTQGIYSSGNTMKFKGAVEISDNFEYSKTSSTSDNTIGKLTFSDEGNFTYSVTKSALTSALNSHSGWFTDGHKVETFTVQFKGEHDVSYSQTLSFVINTSSSSEYSAAINSAKSISIHGKSIDGYISGATVFADANSNMTLDSGESSTITDATGGFTLTGGTGNLVMVGGTDVTTGLKSQVVLTALAGSTVITPITTLIEKMVDNGNLSVTDASTKLAAQFGLSSVLDLSIYDPVAAALAGDVDAEKVFAAGVEILNTIAQATAFVSAAANVSSTKAGDAIFDALANKMATSLSADVISSASDLTAAVKSSLLALNVSTTKVNSYANAIDSLSALIVDSNSTIETIVANPNLTMMEALNQVIQVGSAAQGSLTTQISQAVSLSISSGADLATYLPNATSVDLAIANASYNAPSYFDAVTGDNYLNNAEFNSANGLTVSGVAPVNSFITLNIGGLTNIPVMADATGQWTYTLSKVDVSTLGAGTQQVTATATVLDANNLVVSTTDLGTQIFTVDLTAPTIGIAGFTIDSGSSASDRITNDNTPTLTGTAEAGSLVTL